In Pseudomonas fluorescens, the following are encoded in one genomic region:
- a CDS encoding ABC transporter substrate-binding protein, with protein sequence MSQTFYKKGFLALAVATALGVSAFAQADIKIGVAGPMTGANAAFGEQYMKGAQAAADAVNAAGGVNGEKIVLVKGDDACEPKQAVTVAKDLTNQKVAGVVGHFCSSSTIPASEIYDEAGIIAITPGSTNPAVTERGLSAMFRMCGRDDQQGIVAGDYIVDVLKGKKVVVLHDKDTYGQGLADATKAQLVKRGVTPVLYEGLTRGEKDFSTIVTKIRGAGADVVYFGGLHPEAGPLVRQLREQGLKDVKFMSDDGIVTDELVTTAGGPQFVDGVLMTFGADPRMLPDSKTVVDAFRKAGTEPEGYTLYAYASVQTLAAAFNGAKSNKGEEAAAWLKKNPVKTVMGEKTWDSKGDLKISDYVVYQWDKDGKYHQLEKQK encoded by the coding sequence ATGTCCCAGACGTTTTACAAGAAAGGCTTTCTGGCCCTCGCAGTGGCAACTGCGCTGGGTGTTTCTGCGTTTGCTCAGGCTGACATCAAGATCGGCGTAGCGGGACCAATGACAGGCGCCAACGCGGCATTTGGCGAGCAGTACATGAAGGGTGCACAGGCGGCGGCCGATGCGGTCAACGCGGCGGGCGGGGTTAATGGGGAAAAAATCGTACTGGTCAAGGGCGATGACGCCTGCGAACCGAAACAGGCTGTGACGGTCGCCAAAGACCTGACCAACCAGAAAGTCGCCGGCGTGGTCGGTCACTTCTGCTCCTCGTCGACCATCCCGGCCTCCGAGATCTACGACGAAGCGGGCATCATCGCCATCACTCCAGGCTCCACCAACCCGGCTGTGACCGAGCGTGGCCTGAGCGCCATGTTCCGTATGTGCGGGCGTGACGACCAGCAAGGCATCGTGGCCGGCGACTACATCGTCGACGTGCTCAAGGGCAAGAAAGTTGTCGTGCTGCACGACAAGGACACCTACGGCCAGGGCCTGGCGGATGCCACCAAGGCTCAACTGGTCAAGCGCGGCGTAACGCCTGTGCTGTATGAAGGCCTGACCCGTGGCGAGAAAGACTTCAGCACCATCGTGACCAAAATCCGCGGCGCCGGCGCTGACGTCGTCTACTTTGGTGGCCTGCACCCGGAAGCCGGTCCTCTGGTGCGTCAACTGCGTGAACAAGGCCTGAAAGACGTCAAGTTCATGTCCGACGATGGCATCGTGACCGACGAACTGGTGACCACCGCTGGCGGTCCGCAATTCGTTGACGGCGTGCTGATGACCTTCGGTGCCGACCCACGCATGCTGCCAGACAGCAAGACCGTGGTAGACGCCTTCCGCAAGGCCGGTACCGAGCCTGAAGGCTACACCCTGTACGCCTACGCTTCGGTCCAGACCCTGGCAGCAGCCTTCAACGGCGCCAAGTCCAACAAGGGCGAAGAAGCGGCTGCATGGCTGAAGAAGAACCCGGTCAAGACCGTCATGGGCGAGAAGACCTGGGACAGCAAGGGCGACCTGAAAATCTCCGACTACGTGGTTTACCAGTGGGACAAGGATGGCAAGTACCACCAGCTGGAAAAACAGAAGTAA
- a CDS encoding branched-chain amino acid ABC transporter permease LivH (LivHMGF is the membrane component of the LIV-I/LS branched-chain amino acid transporter), translating into MDGIFLQQLVNGLTLGSVYGLIAIGYTMVYGIIGMINFAHGEVYMISAYLAAISLALLAYFGIESFPLLMLGTLIFTIVVTAVYGWVIERVAYKPLRNSTRLAPLISAIGISLILQNYAQISQGAKQQGVPTLLSGAWRVDIGTGFVQLTYTKVFILIAAFVGMAALTYIIKYTKLGRMCRATQQDRKMASILGINTDRVISYVFIIGAAMAALAGVLITMNYGTFDFYAGFIIGIKAFTAAVLGGIGSLPGAMLGGIILGISESLFSGLVNSDYKDVFSFSLLVLVLVFRPQGLLGRPLVSKV; encoded by the coding sequence ATGGATGGTATTTTCCTGCAGCAACTGGTCAACGGCCTGACCCTCGGGTCGGTCTATGGCCTGATCGCCATCGGCTACACAATGGTCTATGGCATCATCGGCATGATCAACTTCGCCCACGGCGAGGTTTACATGATTTCCGCTTACCTCGCGGCAATCAGTCTGGCTCTGCTGGCTTACTTCGGTATCGAATCCTTCCCGCTGCTGATGCTTGGCACACTGATCTTCACCATCGTCGTCACGGCGGTGTATGGCTGGGTCATCGAGCGCGTCGCCTACAAGCCCCTGCGCAACTCCACCCGACTCGCACCGTTGATCAGTGCGATCGGTATCTCCCTGATCCTGCAAAACTACGCACAGATCTCCCAGGGCGCGAAGCAACAAGGCGTTCCGACTTTGCTCTCGGGTGCCTGGCGCGTTGATATCGGTACCGGTTTCGTTCAGTTGACCTACACCAAGGTCTTCATTCTGATCGCAGCGTTCGTCGGGATGGCTGCGCTGACCTACATCATCAAGTACACCAAGCTCGGCCGCATGTGCCGTGCAACCCAGCAAGACCGCAAGATGGCTTCGATCCTGGGGATCAACACCGATCGGGTGATTTCCTACGTGTTCATCATCGGTGCAGCGATGGCGGCCCTGGCCGGCGTGCTGATCACCATGAACTACGGCACATTCGACTTCTATGCCGGCTTCATCATCGGGATCAAGGCATTCACCGCCGCGGTACTTGGCGGGATTGGCTCACTGCCCGGCGCGATGCTCGGCGGGATCATTCTCGGGATTTCCGAGTCGCTGTTTTCCGGTCTGGTGAACTCGGACTACAAAGACGTTTTCAGCTTCTCGTTGCTGGTCCTCGTTCTGGTCTTTCGGCCTCAAGGCCTGCTCGGCCGTCCTCTTGTGTCGAAGGTGTAA
- the livM gene encoding high-affinity branched-chain amino acid ABC transporter permease LivM, translating into MSSTTKKTIDIKKSLVDAILAGLIALIVFGPIVGVVLDGYGFNLETTRVAWIVAIVMAGRFALSMFLQTPKGLRVLEGFESTGSGVHVLAPDYKSRLRWIIPLMIVIAVVFPFFSNSYLLGVVILGLIYVLLGLGLNIVVGLAGLLDLGYVAFYAIGAYGLALGYQYLGLGFWTVLPLAAITAGLAGCILGFPVLRLHGDYLAIVTLGFGEIIRLILNNWLSLTGGPNGMAAPLPTFFGIEFGKRAKEGGVPFHEFFGIAYNPDVKYYFIYVVLFLVVLAVLYIKDRLTRMPVGRAWEALREDEIACRSMGLNHVLVKLSAFTIGASTAGLAGVFFATYQGFVNPTSFTFFESALILAIVVLGGMGSTIGVVIAAFVLTVAPELLRGFAEYRVLLFGILMVLMMIWRPRGLIRISRTGVTPRKGVAP; encoded by the coding sequence ATGTCTTCAACCACTAAAAAAACCATTGATATCAAAAAAAGTCTGGTTGACGCGATTCTTGCCGGCCTCATTGCCCTGATCGTGTTCGGGCCGATCGTCGGCGTCGTTCTCGATGGCTATGGCTTCAACCTGGAAACCACTCGTGTGGCGTGGATTGTCGCTATCGTCATGGCCGGTCGTTTTGCCCTGAGCATGTTCCTGCAAACCCCCAAGGGCCTGAGAGTCCTCGAAGGTTTTGAAAGCACTGGCTCCGGGGTGCATGTACTGGCACCCGATTACAAATCGCGGTTGCGCTGGATCATCCCGCTGATGATCGTCATCGCCGTGGTGTTCCCGTTTTTCTCCAACTCCTACCTGTTGGGCGTGGTCATCCTCGGGCTGATCTACGTGCTGCTGGGGCTGGGGCTGAACATCGTGGTCGGCCTGGCCGGCCTGCTCGACCTCGGTTACGTGGCGTTCTACGCCATCGGTGCCTACGGCCTGGCGCTCGGTTATCAATATCTTGGATTGGGCTTCTGGACGGTGTTGCCGCTGGCGGCGATTACCGCCGGCCTGGCCGGTTGCATCCTCGGCTTCCCGGTGTTGCGCCTGCATGGCGACTATCTGGCGATCGTGACCCTGGGTTTCGGTGAAATCATCCGTCTGATCCTCAACAACTGGTTGTCGCTGACTGGCGGCCCGAACGGCATGGCAGCGCCGTTGCCAACCTTCTTCGGCATCGAGTTCGGAAAAAGGGCGAAAGAGGGCGGAGTGCCGTTCCATGAGTTCTTCGGCATCGCCTACAACCCTGACGTGAAGTACTACTTCATCTACGTCGTGTTGTTCCTGGTGGTCCTGGCCGTGCTGTACATCAAGGACCGCCTGACCCGCATGCCGGTCGGCCGCGCCTGGGAAGCCCTGCGCGAAGACGAAATCGCCTGCCGCTCCATGGGCCTGAACCACGTGCTGGTCAAGCTCTCGGCGTTCACCATCGGTGCCTCGACGGCCGGTCTGGCCGGGGTGTTCTTCGCCACCTACCAGGGCTTCGTCAACCCGACCTCGTTCACCTTCTTCGAATCGGCGCTGATCCTCGCCATCGTGGTACTGGGTGGCATGGGCTCGACCATAGGCGTGGTGATTGCCGCCTTCGTGCTGACCGTCGCCCCGGAGCTGCTGCGTGGCTTTGCCGAGTATCGCGTGCTGCTGTTTGGCATTCTGATGGTGTTGATGATGATCTGGCGACCGCGCGGCCTGATTCGGATCAGCCGTACCGGTGTGACCCCGCGTAAAGGAGTAGCGCCATGA
- a CDS encoding ATP-binding cassette domain-containing protein — protein MSEVVLSVEKLMMHFGGIKALSDVSLKVHRNSIFALIGPNGAGKTTVFNCLTGFYKASGGKIELNIRGQQTNVIKLLGESFKPTDFVSPKSFASRLFYKAFGGTHLVNRAGLARTFQNIRLFKEMSVLENLLVAQHMWVNRSMLAGILNTKGYRKAESDALDHAFYWLEVVDLVDCANRLAGELSYGQQRRLEIARAMCTRPQIICLDEPAAGLNPQETEALSAMIRLLRDEHDLTVVLIEHDMGMVMSISDHIVVLDHGIVIAEGGPDAIRNDPKVIAAYLGADEEEVVL, from the coding sequence ATGAGCGAAGTCGTACTCAGTGTCGAAAAGCTGATGATGCACTTCGGCGGCATCAAGGCGTTGAGCGATGTCAGCCTGAAAGTGCACCGCAACTCGATCTTCGCCTTGATCGGACCTAACGGCGCCGGCAAAACCACGGTGTTCAACTGCCTGACCGGGTTCTACAAAGCCTCCGGCGGCAAGATCGAACTCAACATTCGTGGGCAACAGACCAACGTCATCAAGTTGCTGGGTGAGTCGTTCAAACCTACCGATTTCGTTTCGCCGAAATCCTTCGCCAGTCGGCTGTTCTACAAGGCGTTCGGCGGCACCCACCTGGTGAATCGTGCAGGCCTGGCGCGGACCTTCCAGAACATTCGCCTGTTCAAGGAAATGTCGGTGCTGGAAAACCTGCTGGTGGCCCAGCACATGTGGGTCAACCGCAGCATGCTGGCCGGCATCCTCAATACCAAGGGCTATCGCAAGGCCGAGAGCGATGCGCTGGACCACGCGTTCTACTGGCTGGAAGTGGTGGATCTGGTGGATTGCGCCAACCGCCTGGCCGGTGAACTGTCCTACGGCCAGCAGCGCCGCCTGGAAATCGCCCGCGCCATGTGCACCCGTCCGCAGATCATCTGCCTCGACGAACCGGCCGCCGGCCTCAACCCTCAGGAAACCGAAGCGCTGAGCGCGATGATCCGGCTGCTGCGCGACGAGCACGATCTGACCGTGGTGCTGATCGAACACGACATGGGCATGGTTATGAGTATTTCCGACCACATCGTGGTGCTGGACCACGGCATCGTCATCGCCGAGGGCGGACCCGATGCGATTCGTAACGATCCGAAAGTGATTGCGGCCTACCTGGGCGCCGATGAAGAGGAAGTGGTGCTATGA
- a CDS encoding ABC transporter ATP-binding protein: MSQPILELKELDVFYGPIQALKGVSLHINEGETVSLIGSNGAGKSTLLMSIFGQPRAADGQILYQGVDITHKSSHYIASNGIAQSPEGRRVFPDMTVEENLLMGTIPIGDKYAKEDMQRMFELFPRLEERRTQRAMTMSGGEQQMLAIARALMSRPKLLLLDEPSLGLAPIVVKQIFATLRELAKTGMTIFLVEQNANHALRLSDRAYVMVNGEIRMTGTGKELLVNEDVRNAYLGGH, encoded by the coding sequence ATGAGCCAACCCATCCTCGAACTCAAGGAACTGGATGTGTTTTACGGACCGATCCAGGCCCTTAAAGGCGTCTCGCTGCACATCAACGAAGGCGAAACCGTCAGCCTGATCGGCTCCAACGGTGCCGGCAAGTCGACGCTGCTGATGTCGATCTTCGGCCAGCCACGGGCAGCCGACGGGCAGATCCTTTATCAGGGCGTGGATATTACCCACAAGTCGTCCCACTACATCGCCTCCAACGGCATCGCGCAATCGCCGGAAGGGCGGCGGGTGTTCCCCGACATGACCGTCGAGGAGAACCTGCTGATGGGCACTATCCCTATCGGTGACAAGTACGCCAAGGAGGACATGCAACGCATGTTCGAGCTGTTCCCGCGGCTCGAAGAGCGGCGTACCCAGCGGGCGATGACCATGTCTGGCGGCGAGCAGCAAATGCTCGCCATCGCCCGGGCCCTGATGAGCCGGCCCAAGTTGTTGCTGCTGGATGAGCCGAGCCTGGGCCTGGCGCCGATTGTGGTGAAGCAGATCTTCGCCACCCTGCGGGAACTGGCCAAGACCGGCATGACCATCTTCCTGGTGGAGCAGAACGCCAACCACGCCCTGCGGTTGTCGGACCGGGCGTATGTGATGGTCAACGGCGAAATTCGCATGACCGGCACCGGCAAGGAGTTGTTGGTCAACGAGGATGTGCGTAACGCCTATCTCGGCGGGCACTGA
- a CDS encoding SDR family oxidoreductase, protein MSNTLFITGATSGFGEACARRFAEAGWKLVLTGRREERLNALCAELSKQTEVHGLVLDVRDRKAMEEAIANLPPSFAKLRGLINNAGLALGVDPAPKCDLDDWDTMVDTNVKGLMYSTRLLLPRLIAHGRGAGIVNLGSIAGNYPYPGSHVYGATKAFVKQFSVNLRCDLQGTGVRVSNIEPGLCESEFSLVRFAGDQERYNATYAGAEPIQPQDIAETIFWVLNAPAHININSLELMPVSQTWAGFAIERKS, encoded by the coding sequence ATGTCCAACACCCTGTTTATTACCGGCGCGACCTCCGGTTTTGGTGAAGCCTGTGCCCGTCGTTTTGCTGAGGCCGGCTGGAAACTGGTGCTGACTGGCCGTCGTGAGGAGCGCCTCAATGCGCTGTGCGCTGAGCTGTCGAAGCAGACCGAAGTTCATGGTCTGGTGCTCGATGTGCGTGATCGCAAGGCCATGGAGGAGGCGATTGCCAATCTGCCGCCATCCTTTGCCAAACTGCGCGGGTTGATCAACAACGCCGGGCTGGCCCTGGGGGTTGATCCGGCACCCAAGTGCGACCTCGACGACTGGGACACCATGGTCGATACCAACGTCAAAGGCCTGATGTACAGCACCCGCTTGCTGTTGCCGCGCCTGATCGCCCACGGTCGTGGTGCCGGTATCGTCAACCTGGGGTCCATCGCCGGCAACTACCCGTACCCGGGCAGCCACGTGTATGGCGCGACCAAGGCGTTCGTCAAACAATTCTCCGTGAACCTGCGCTGCGACCTGCAAGGCACGGGCGTACGGGTCAGCAACATCGAGCCGGGCTTGTGCGAGAGCGAGTTCTCGCTGGTGCGTTTTGCCGGTGACCAGGAGCGCTACAACGCCACTTACGCCGGCGCCGAGCCAATTCAGCCGCAGGACATCGCCGAGACCATCTTCTGGGTGCTCAATGCGCCGGCGCATATCAATATCAACAGCCTGGAGCTGATGCCGGTCAGCCAGACCTGGGCCGGGTTTGCTATCGAGCGCAAGTCTTAA